The genomic region GGCCGGCACGCTGCTGCTGGCGGGCGTCATCACCGGCGGCGACGTCACCGTCGGCCCGCTCGACGCCGAGCAGCTCCAGTGCTTCCTGGACAAGCTGAGCGAGGCGGGGGTGGAGGTGACGGTCGAGGGGCAGAATCTGCGCGCGCGTTGCCCCGCTCGCCCGCGCGCGGTGGACATCGTCACCGGCCCGCACCCCTCCTTCCACACCGATCTGCAGCCGCAGATGGGGGCGATGCTGTGCCTGGCCCAGGGCACGAGCGTGATGCAGGAGACCATCTACGACGGACGCCTGCCGCACGTGGACGAGCTGCGTCGCATGGGCGCCGACATCAAGGTCGTAGATCAGACCGCCATCATCACCGGCGTCGAGCGCCTGACGGGAGCGGTGGTCCAGGCGATGAACATCCGCGCCGGCGCGGCGGTGATGCTGGCGGGCCTGGCGGCCGAGGGCGTGACCGAGGTCGTGGGGTGCCACCACATTGACCGCGGCTACGCCCATCTCGAGCACAAGCTGGTCGCCCTCGGCGCCGCCATCACCGGGCGCAACCAGCGGAGGCCGCCGTGTCCGCCTTGAGCCTGGCGCGGGGTCTGGGCCTGAACTGCGAGCTGGGGGTGGACCTGGGCACCTCCAACGTCGCCATCTACGTGCGGGGGCGCGGAATCGCGCTGCGCGAGCCGTGCGTGGTCGCGGTCAGCAAGGACACGGGGGCAGTGCTGGCCGCGGGCGAGGAGGCGCGACAGATGCTGGGGCGCACTCCCGCCAGCGTCATCGCCAGCCGTCCGCTGCGCGATGGGGTGGTGGCGGATTTCACCATCGCCCACAAGATGCTCAAGCACCTGTTTCGGCGCGTGTGCGGACGCCGGCTGATGAAACCGGTGGCGGTGCTCGCGGTGCCCTCCGACGCGACCAGCGTGGAGCGCCGCGCGGTGCTGGAGGCGGCCACCGCCGCCGGCGCCAAGCGCGCCCTCCCGCTCGAGGGCTCGGTCGCGGCCGCCATCGGCGCA from Armatimonadota bacterium harbors:
- a CDS encoding UDP-N-acetylglucosamine 1-carboxyvinyltransferase (adds enolpyruvyl to UDP-N-acetylglucosamine as a component of cell wall formation; gram-positive bacteria have 2 copies of MurA which are active) → AGTLLLAGVITGGDVTVGPLDAEQLQCFLDKLSEAGVEVTVEGQNLRARCPARPRAVDIVTGPHPSFHTDLQPQMGAMLCLAQGTSVMQETIYDGRLPHVDELRRMGADIKVVDQTAIITGVERLTGAVVQAMNIRAGAAVMLAGLAAEGVTEVVGCHHIDRGYAHLEHKLVALGAAITGRNQRRPPCPP